In a genomic window of Streptococcus mitis NCTC 12261:
- the xseA gene encoding exodeoxyribonuclease VII large subunit produces the protein MEKYLSVTTLTKYLKMKFDKDPYLERVYLTGQVSNFRKRPTHQYFSLKDDHAVIQATIWSGIYQKLGFDLEEGMKINVIGRVQVYEPSGSYSIIIEKAEPDGVGALAIKFEQLKKKLAEEGLFQERFKQPLPQFSKRIGVVTSRSGAVIRDIITTVSRRFPGVDILLYPTKVQGEGSAEEIARNIARANQRDNLDLLIIGRGGGSIEDLWAFNEEIVVRAIFESRLPVISSVGHETDVTLADFVADRRAATPTAAAELATPVTKLDLLAHLQNQEKRMATAVRNVLSKKQEALKKCSHSVIFRQPERLYDGYLQRLDQLQLRLKQSLRTRISDNKQVVQARIHRLVQLSPVTKIQRYQDRLGQLDKLLRSQMALVYDAKVAEVKRLSEALLMLDTSRIVARGYAIVKKEESVVDSVESLKKKDQVTLLMRDGRVELEVKDVKTKEI, from the coding sequence ATGGAAAAGTATTTATCGGTAACAACTTTGACCAAGTATCTGAAAATGAAATTCGATAAAGACCCTTACTTGGAACGGGTCTATTTAACTGGTCAAGTTTCCAATTTTCGTAAACGACCTACTCACCAATATTTCTCCCTAAAAGATGACCATGCAGTTATTCAAGCGACCATCTGGTCTGGAATTTATCAGAAATTAGGTTTCGACCTGGAAGAAGGGATGAAGATCAATGTGATTGGGCGTGTGCAGGTCTATGAGCCAAGTGGAAGCTACTCCATTATCATTGAAAAGGCAGAGCCTGATGGGGTTGGGGCGCTTGCGATTAAGTTTGAACAACTCAAGAAAAAATTGGCAGAAGAAGGCCTGTTTCAAGAGAGGTTCAAGCAACCTCTGCCCCAATTTTCTAAGAGAATTGGTGTAGTAACCAGTCGCAGTGGAGCCGTTATTCGAGATATTATCACGACCGTTAGCAGGCGATTTCCAGGTGTCGATATCCTCCTCTATCCGACTAAGGTTCAAGGTGAGGGTTCTGCGGAGGAAATTGCTAGAAATATTGCGCGTGCTAATCAACGGGACAATTTGGATTTGCTCATTATTGGTCGTGGTGGTGGTTCCATCGAGGATCTCTGGGCCTTTAACGAAGAAATTGTGGTACGAGCTATTTTTGAGTCTCGTTTGCCAGTTATCTCTAGTGTGGGACATGAGACAGATGTGACCTTGGCGGATTTTGTGGCAGATAGACGAGCTGCGACGCCAACAGCTGCAGCTGAACTAGCAACACCTGTGACCAAGTTGGATCTATTAGCTCATTTGCAAAATCAGGAAAAACGAATGGCAACAGCAGTCCGAAATGTCCTATCGAAGAAACAAGAAGCTTTGAAAAAATGCAGTCATTCTGTTATCTTTAGACAGCCAGAGCGCTTGTATGATGGCTATTTGCAACGCTTGGATCAACTGCAATTGCGTTTGAAACAAAGTTTGCGAACACGGATTTCTGATAACAAACAAGTCGTCCAAGCAAGGATACATCGACTGGTACAATTATCACCTGTTACCAAAATCCAACGCTATCAAGACCGTTTAGGCCAGTTGGATAAGCTCCTCCGTAGCCAAATGGCTCTGGTTTATGATGCCAAGGTTGCTGAAGTGAAGCGACTTTCAGAAGCCTTGTTGATGTTGGATACCAGTCGAATTGTGGCGCGTGGTTATGCTATTGTCAAAAAAGAAGAGTCCGTTGTAGATTCGGTTGAGAGTTTGAAGAAAAAAGACCAAGTGACGCTTTTGATGCGAGATGGTCGAGTAGAATTAGAGGTTAAAGATGTCAAAACAAAAGAAATTTGA
- a CDS encoding exodeoxyribonuclease VII small subunit has product MSKQKKFEENLAELETIVQSLENGEIALEDAIAAFQKGMVLSKELQATLDKAEKTLVKVMQEDGTESDFE; this is encoded by the coding sequence ATGTCAAAACAAAAGAAATTTGAGGAAAATCTAGCAGAACTGGAGACCATTGTTCAAAGTTTGGAAAATGGTGAAATTGCTCTGGAAGATGCGATTGCTGCCTTTCAAAAGGGTATGGTCTTGTCAAAAGAACTCCAAGCGACGCTGGACAAGGCTGAAAAGACCTTAGTTAAGGTCATGCAAGAAGATGGAACAGAAAGTGATTTTGAATGA
- a CDS encoding arginine repressor, whose amino-acid sequence MNKKERLEKIRRFVTDYQIGTQEEIVEHLKEAGITATQATVSRDIKELGIVKIPLRDNTYVYELPKSIVKSLQLAEDNIESAELMDKMINLQVIPGNTAFVKAQLIETFADKIFSCLADDSSILVIARSESLAGEIFEQVKNW is encoded by the coding sequence ATGAATAAAAAAGAGAGACTTGAAAAAATTAGACGATTTGTGACAGATTATCAAATCGGTACACAAGAAGAAATCGTAGAACATTTGAAAGAAGCAGGCATCACTGCCACTCAAGCGACGGTATCACGAGATATCAAAGAACTAGGTATTGTCAAAATTCCTTTGAGAGACAACACTTATGTCTATGAATTGCCAAAATCAATCGTAAAAAGTTTGCAACTGGCTGAAGACAATATCGAATCGGCAGAATTGATGGACAAGATGATCAATCTCCAAGTCATCCCAGGAAATACAGCCTTTGTGAAAGCTCAGTTAATCGAGACTTTTGCGGACAAAATTTTTAGCTGTTTAGCTGATGATAGCTCGATTTTAGTCATTGCCAGAAGTGAAAGTCTAGCAGGGGAAATCTTTGAACAAGTAAAAAATTGGTAG
- a CDS encoding metallophosphoesterase family protein, whose protein sequence is MTDYYVIGDVHGKAGMLEDLLKTWDGQTQLLFLGDLIDRGEDSRRVLVMVKDLVDNQGAICLSGNHEYMFLTWLDDPEESYDHYRRNGGDTTINSILGRPLDAPVDGVEDAKRVATEAADLVEFIRQMPFVVETDKYIFVHAGIDLTLDDWHETTDYKKVWLRKPFHEAENHTGKSIVFGHTPVYGLLKQERGTAELWTTEDGKIGMDGGAVYGGVLHGIVFTDQGMTEHHFIENEGFVAED, encoded by the coding sequence ATGACAGACTATTATGTAATTGGAGATGTTCACGGAAAAGCTGGGATGCTGGAAGACCTTCTCAAAACATGGGATGGTCAGACCCAGTTGCTCTTTCTAGGGGATTTGATTGACCGTGGTGAAGATAGTCGCCGTGTTCTAGTGATGGTTAAGGACTTAGTGGACAATCAAGGGGCTATCTGTTTATCAGGAAACCACGAGTATATGTTTTTGACATGGCTCGATGATCCAGAAGAAAGCTATGATCACTATCGCCGTAATGGTGGAGATACAACCATTAACTCTATCCTAGGTCGTCCCTTGGATGCACCAGTTGATGGAGTTGAGGATGCCAAGCGAGTTGCTACCGAAGCAGCAGACTTGGTCGAATTCATTCGTCAAATGCCTTTTGTGGTAGAGACAGACAAGTATATTTTTGTGCACGCAGGTATTGATTTGACCTTAGACGACTGGCATGAAACCACAGATTATAAAAAAGTCTGGCTCAGAAAACCATTCCACGAAGCAGAAAATCATACTGGGAAAAGCATTGTCTTTGGTCACACACCAGTCTATGGTTTGTTAAAGCAAGAGCGTGGTACTGCTGAGCTTTGGACTACAGAAGATGGCAAGATTGGAATGGACGGAGGAGCTGTCTATGGTGGTGTCCTTCATGGGATTGTCTTTACAGACCAAGGAATGACAGAACACCACTTTATCGAAAATGAGGGCTTTGTTGCTGAAGATTAG
- a CDS encoding PTS galactitol transporter subunit IIC: protein MDVIIELANKLFKPILDMGGPIIMLIILTVLALLFGVKFSKALEGGIKLAIALTGIGAIIGMLNGAFSASLAKFVENTGIQLNITDVGWAPLATITWGSAWTLYFLLIMLIVNVVMLAMKKTDTLDVDIFDIWHLSITGLLIKWYADNNGVSQGVSLFIATAAVVLVGVLKIINSDLMKPTFDDLLNAPSSSPMTSTHMNYMMNPVIMVLDKIFEKLFPGLDKYDFDAAKLNKKIGFWGSKFFIGFILGIVIGLMGTPHPVAGVEGADKWELVIKGWLSLGLTAGVSLELFSLIGSWFIAAVEPLSQGITNVATKRLQGRKFNIGLDWPFIAGRAEIWACANVLAPIMLVEAVLLSNVGNGILPLAGIIAMGVTPALLVVTRGKLLRMIIFGTLLLPLFLLSGTLIAPFATELAKGVGAFPEGVSQTQLITHSTLEGPIEKLLGWSIGNTTTGDIKAILGAVVFLVFYIGIFAWYRKQMIKRNEEYAAKAK, encoded by the coding sequence ATGGATGTCATTATCGAACTAGCCAATAAGCTGTTCAAACCTATCTTGGATATGGGTGGGCCAATCATCATGCTGATCATTTTGACAGTATTGGCTCTACTTTTTGGAGTGAAATTCTCCAAAGCGCTTGAAGGTGGTATCAAACTTGCCATCGCTCTTACTGGTATCGGTGCCATCATCGGTATGCTAAATGGTGCTTTCTCAGCATCACTTGCAAAATTCGTTGAGAATACTGGTATTCAATTGAACATCACCGACGTTGGTTGGGCACCACTCGCTACAATCACTTGGGGCTCTGCTTGGACACTTTACTTCTTGCTCATCATGTTGATTGTCAACGTAGTGATGCTTGCTATGAAGAAAACTGATACACTTGACGTTGATATCTTCGATATCTGGCACTTGTCTATCACAGGTCTTTTGATTAAATGGTATGCAGACAACAATGGCGTTAGCCAAGGAGTTTCACTCTTTATCGCGACTGCAGCAGTTGTTCTTGTTGGGGTTCTTAAAATCATCAACTCTGACTTGATGAAACCTACATTTGATGACCTTCTTAATGCACCAAGTTCATCACCAATGACTTCAACTCACATGAACTACATGATGAACCCAGTTATCATGGTTTTGGATAAGATTTTTGAAAAACTTTTCCCAGGTCTTGATAAATACGACTTTGACGCTGCTAAATTGAACAAGAAAATCGGTTTCTGGGGTTCTAAATTCTTCATCGGTTTCATCCTTGGTATCGTTATCGGTTTGATGGGTACTCCACATCCAGTTGCAGGTGTTGAAGGCGCTGATAAATGGGAACTTGTTATCAAAGGTTGGTTGTCTCTTGGTTTGACAGCCGGTGTATCTTTGGAACTCTTCTCACTAATCGGTTCTTGGTTCATCGCCGCCGTAGAACCACTTTCACAAGGTATTACAAACGTTGCTACTAAACGTCTTCAAGGACGTAAATTCAACATCGGTCTTGACTGGCCATTCATCGCTGGTCGTGCTGAAATCTGGGCTTGTGCCAACGTACTTGCACCAATCATGTTGGTTGAAGCAGTGCTTCTTTCAAACGTCGGAAATGGTATCTTGCCACTTGCAGGTATTATCGCTATGGGTGTTACTCCAGCTCTCTTGGTTGTAACACGTGGTAAATTGCTCCGTATGATTATCTTCGGAACACTCTTGTTGCCACTCTTCCTTCTTTCAGGTACGCTTATCGCACCATTTGCAACAGAACTTGCTAAAGGTGTAGGTGCCTTCCCAGAAGGTGTGAGCCAAACTCAATTGATCACTCACTCAACTCTTGAAGGACCAATCGAAAAACTTCTTGGTTGGTCAATTGGTAACACTACAACTGGTGATATCAAAGCAATCCTTGGTGCAGTAGTCTTCCTTGTATTCTATATCGGTATCTTTGCATGGTACAGAAAACAAATGATTAAACGTAACGAAGAGTACGCAGCAAAAGCAAAATAA
- a CDS encoding polyprenyl synthetase family protein, translating into MKKQEKLALVESALEDFYGDQQFASSLRESVLYSIHAGGKRIRPFLLLEVLEALQVAIKPAHAQVAAALEMIHTGSLIHDDLPAMDDDDYRRGRLTNHKKFGEAMAILAGDALFLDPYALIAQADLPSQIKVDLIANLSLASGSLGMVAGQVLDMEGEHQHLSLEELQTIHANKTGKLLAYPFQAAAIIAELSPEMQAKLKTVGELIGLAFQVRDDVLDVTASFEEIGKTPQKDLQAEKSTYPALLGLKEAIAFCNQTLDQANAKLEEIAQQVPFETESIVKVVESLRING; encoded by the coding sequence ATGAAAAAGCAAGAAAAATTAGCTCTTGTCGAGTCGGCCTTGGAAGACTTTTATGGAGACCAGCAGTTTGCCTCTAGTTTGCGAGAGTCTGTTCTCTATTCCATTCATGCTGGTGGCAAGCGTATTCGGCCTTTTCTCTTGTTAGAAGTTCTGGAAGCCTTGCAGGTTGCTATCAAACCTGCTCACGCGCAGGTGGCTGCTGCTTTGGAAATGATCCATACAGGGAGCTTGATTCATGATGATCTTCCTGCTATGGATGATGATGATTACCGTCGGGGACGATTGACCAATCACAAGAAATTCGGTGAAGCTATGGCGATTTTGGCTGGTGATGCCTTGTTCCTAGATCCGTATGCTTTGATAGCGCAGGCAGATTTGCCAAGTCAGATCAAGGTGGACTTGATTGCCAACTTATCGCTTGCTTCAGGTAGTCTGGGAATGGTGGCAGGGCAAGTTTTGGACATGGAGGGTGAACACCAGCACTTGTCTTTGGAAGAACTTCAGACCATTCATGCTAATAAGACTGGGAAGTTACTAGCCTATCCCTTCCAAGCAGCTGCTATTATAGCCGAATTGTCACCTGAAATGCAGGCAAAGCTGAAAACTGTTGGTGAATTGATTGGGCTTGCTTTTCAAGTTCGAGACGATGTACTGGATGTGACAGCTAGTTTTGAGGAAATCGGCAAGACACCTCAAAAGGATCTGCAGGCAGAAAAGTCAACCTATCCAGCCTTGTTGGGCTTGAAAGAGGCTATTGCCTTTTGTAACCAAACTCTGGATCAAGCTAATGCCAAATTAGAAGAAATTGCTCAGCAGGTTCCCTTTGAAACAGAATCGATTGTAAAAGTAGTAGAAAGTTTGAGAATCAATGGCTAA
- a CDS encoding PTS sugar transporter subunit IIA: MGLDHFFDKNLVFCLEADNQEHLFDQVATLLEEREIVTPTYREALITREKSFPTGLDMEFLGKDLPNVAIPHTDIVHNLAEKVVVVRLEKPVTFHNMIAPDKEVEVSLLFFIINNSSSSQTNILAQLMDFFTGNSHLEDLSKISEPEALYAYIAEAIA, encoded by the coding sequence ATGGGATTAGATCATTTCTTTGACAAAAACCTTGTGTTTTGCTTAGAAGCGGATAATCAAGAACATCTCTTTGATCAGGTTGCTACTTTATTGGAAGAACGAGAAATCGTAACTCCAACTTATCGTGAAGCCTTGATCACGCGTGAAAAGTCATTTCCAACTGGCCTAGATATGGAATTTTTGGGTAAGGATTTGCCGAATGTGGCTATTCCTCACACAGATATTGTTCATAATCTAGCCGAAAAAGTTGTGGTCGTTCGATTAGAAAAACCAGTGACTTTCCACAATATGATTGCGCCAGATAAGGAAGTAGAAGTATCCTTGCTCTTCTTTATCATTAATAACTCAAGTTCAAGTCAAACGAACATTCTTGCTCAGTTGATGGACTTCTTTACTGGAAATAGTCATCTTGAAGACCTATCAAAAATTTCTGAACCAGAAGCCCTCTATGCTTATATTGCTGAAGCAATTGCTTAA
- a CDS encoding TlyA family RNA methyltransferase, producing the protein MAKERVDVLAYKQGLFETREQAKRGVMAGLVVAVLNGERFDKPGEKIPDDTELKLKGEKLKYVSRGGLKLEKALQVFELSVEGATTIDIGASTGGFTDVMLQNGAELVFAVDVGTNQLAWKLRQDPRVVSMEQFNFRYAEKTDFEKEPSFASIDVSFISLSLILPALHRVLAAQGQVVALVKPQFEAGREQIGKNGIIRDAKVHQKVLESVTAMAVEEGFSVLGLDFSPIQGGHGNIEFLAYLKKEESASNQVLAEIEEIVERAHSQFKNE; encoded by the coding sequence ATGGCTAAGGAAAGAGTGGATGTACTAGCTTATAAACAGGGCTTGTTTGAAACGCGAGAACAGGCCAAGCGTGGAGTAATGGCTGGTCTAGTCGTAGCAGTCCTTAATGGAGAACGGTTTGACAAGCCAGGAGAGAAAATTCCAGATGACACCGAGCTAAAACTCAAGGGCGAGAAACTCAAGTATGTCAGTCGTGGTGGCTTGAAACTGGAAAAGGCATTGCAGGTCTTTGAATTGTCAGTGGAAGGGGCAACAACGATTGATATCGGGGCCTCTACTGGAGGTTTTACCGACGTCATGTTACAGAATGGTGCTGAGTTAGTCTTTGCAGTCGATGTCGGCACCAATCAGTTGGCTTGGAAATTACGCCAAGACCCGCGGGTTGTCAGCATGGAGCAGTTTAATTTCCGCTATGCTGAAAAGACTGATTTCGAAAAGGAACCGAGCTTTGCCAGTATTGATGTGAGTTTCATTTCTCTCAGTCTGATCCTTCCGGCCTTGCATCGAGTCTTGGCAGCTCAAGGTCAGGTTGTGGCTCTAGTTAAGCCTCAGTTTGAAGCAGGACGTGAGCAGATTGGGAAAAATGGAATTATTCGCGATGCCAAGGTCCATCAGAAAGTCCTTGAATCTGTAACAGCTATGGCAGTAGAGGAAGGTTTTTCAGTCCTTGGTTTGGACTTTTCTCCCATCCAAGGTGGGCATGGAAATATTGAATTTTTAGCGTATTTGAAAAAAGAAGAGTCAGCAAGTAATCAGGTTCTTGCTGAAATTGAAGAAATAGTAGAGAGGGCGCATAGTCAATTTAAAAATGAATAA
- a CDS encoding PTS sugar transporter subunit IIB yields MIKILAACGAGVNSSHQIKSALEEELSNRGFDVHCDAVMVKDVNEDLIKGYDIFTPIAATDLGFDPGIPVIEAGPILFRIPAMSAPVFDNIEAAIKEHGLS; encoded by the coding sequence ATGATTAAAATTCTTGCTGCCTGCGGTGCAGGTGTTAACTCAAGCCACCAAATTAAAAGTGCTCTTGAAGAAGAACTTTCAAACCGCGGTTTTGATGTTCACTGTGATGCAGTTATGGTAAAAGACGTTAATGAAGACCTTATCAAAGGTTATGACATTTTTACACCAATTGCTGCAACAGATCTTGGTTTTGACCCAGGTATTCCAGTTATCGAAGCTGGACCAATCTTATTCCGTATCCCAGCAATGAGTGCTCCAGTATTTGATAATATTGAAGCAGCTATCAAAGAACACGGGTTAAGCTAA
- the recN gene encoding DNA repair protein RecN: MLLEISIKNFAIIEAISLNFEKGMTVLTGETGAGKSIIIDAMNMMLGARATTDVIRHGAPKAEIEGLFSVENSRLLQEIFDEQGLEMGDEIIIRREILQNGRSISRVNGQMVNLSVLRAIGQHLVDIHGQHDQEELMRPQLHIQMLDEFGDVAFWDLKETYQTSFDAYRKMRKQVLEVKKNQQEHKARIEMLEFQMAEIEAANLQAGEDLALNQERDKLLNHKNIADTLTNAYSMLDNEDFSSLANVRSAMNDMESVEEYDPEYREISSSLSETYYVLEDISKRLEAIIEDLDFDGNRLMQVENRLDLLHTITRKYGGTVDDVLLYFAKITEEYNLLTGNNLSSEDMETELKKLEVNLVDLAGQLASARHDLAQQLEAEIKQELQDLYMEKAQFQVRFSKGKFSREGNEMVEFYISTNPGEDFKPLVKVASGGELSRLMLAIKSAFSRKEGKTSIVFDEVDTGVSGRVAQAIAQKIHKIGQHGQVLAISHLPQVIAIADYQFFIEKISNEHSTVSTVRLLTVEERVEEVAKMLAGDDVTEAALTQARELLRNREK; encoded by the coding sequence ATGTTACTTGAAATTTCGATAAAAAACTTTGCCATTATTGAGGCTATTTCCCTCAATTTTGAAAAGGGGATGACTGTCCTGACTGGTGAAACGGGTGCAGGGAAGTCGATTATCATTGATGCTATGAATATGATGTTGGGGGCTCGTGCGACGACAGATGTTATTCGTCATGGTGCGCCAAAGGCAGAGATTGAGGGGCTTTTCTCAGTTGAGAATAGTCGCCTTTTACAGGAAATTTTTGATGAGCAAGGTTTGGAAATGGGTGATGAAATTATCATCCGTCGAGAAATCTTGCAAAATGGTCGTAGTATTAGTCGTGTCAATGGCCAGATGGTTAATCTGTCTGTTTTGCGTGCTATTGGGCAACATCTGGTAGATATTCATGGTCAGCATGACCAAGAAGAGTTAATGCGCCCTCAACTGCATATCCAGATGTTGGATGAATTCGGTGACGTAGCTTTTTGGGACCTAAAAGAAACCTATCAAACGAGTTTTGATGCCTATCGAAAAATGCGTAAGCAGGTTTTGGAAGTCAAGAAAAACCAACAGGAACACAAGGCTCGTATTGAAATGTTGGAATTTCAAATGGCAGAGATTGAGGCAGCAAACTTGCAAGCCGGAGAAGATCTGGCTCTCAATCAGGAGCGTGATAAACTTCTCAATCATAAAAATATTGCGGATACGCTGACCAATGCCTACAGTATGTTGGACAATGAAGATTTTTCAAGTCTGGCCAATGTTCGTTCAGCCATGAATGACATGGAAAGTGTCGAAGAGTATGACCCTGAATACCGTGAAATTTCAAGCTCTTTGTCTGAGACCTACTATGTCTTAGAAGATATTAGCAAACGTCTGGAAGCTATCATTGAGGACCTTGATTTTGACGGCAATCGTCTTATGCAGGTTGAGAATCGTTTGGACCTCCTTCATACCATTACGCGTAAATATGGTGGGACTGTAGACGATGTCTTGCTTTATTTCGCCAAGATTACGGAAGAATACAATCTCTTGACAGGAAATAACCTTTCATCTGAGGATATGGAAACCGAACTCAAGAAATTGGAAGTTAATCTTGTCGACTTGGCAGGCCAGCTTGCATCTGCTCGTCATGACTTAGCTCAGCAGCTAGAAGCAGAGATTAAACAAGAGCTTCAAGATCTTTATATGGAAAAAGCCCAGTTTCAGGTTCGTTTTAGCAAGGGCAAATTCAGTCGTGAGGGCAATGAAATGGTCGAGTTTTACATTTCAACCAACCCTGGCGAAGACTTTAAACCCTTGGTTAAGGTTGCATCTGGTGGGGAATTATCTCGTCTCATGCTAGCTATTAAGTCTGCCTTTTCTCGTAAAGAAGGCAAGACCAGCATTGTCTTTGATGAGGTGGATACAGGAGTTTCAGGTCGTGTAGCTCAAGCCATCGCACAGAAGATTCACAAGATTGGCCAACATGGTCAGGTTCTAGCTATCTCCCACTTGCCACAAGTGATTGCGATTGCAGATTATCAATTCTTTATTGAGAAGATTAGTAATGAGCATTCAACGGTTTCGACTGTTCGTCTTTTGACGGTTGAAGAGCGAGTGGAGGAAGTTGCCAAGATGTTGGCAGGTGATGATGTGACGGAAGCAGCCCTGACGCAAGCCAGAGAATTGTTGAGAAACAGGGAGAAATAA
- the lepA gene encoding translation elongation factor 4, with protein MNLEELKKRQEKIRNFSIIAHIDHGKSTLADRILEKTETVSSREMQAQLLDSMDLERERGITIKLNAIELNYTAKDGETYIFHLIDTPGHVDFTYEVSRSLAACEGAILVVDAAQGIEAQTLANVYLALDNDLEIMPVINKIDLPAADPERVRTEIEDVIGLDASEAVLASAKAGIGIEEILEQIVEKVPAPTGDVTAPLKALIFDSVYDAYRGVILQVRVMDGVVKPGDKIQLMSNGKTFDVTEVGIFTPKAVGRDFLATGDVGYIAASIKTVQDTRVGDTVTLATNPAAEPLHGYKQMNPMVFAGLYPIESNKYNDLREALEKLQLNDASLQFEPETSQALGFGFRCGFLGLLHMDVIQERLEREFNIDLIMTAPSVIYKVNLTDGESMDVSNPSEFPDPTKIATIEEPYVKAQIMVPQEFVGAVMELAQRKRGDFVTMDYIDDNRVNVIYQIPLAEIVFDFFDKLKSSTRGYASFDYELSEYRPSKLVKMDILLNGDKVDALSFIVHKDFAYERGKLIVDKLKKIIPRQQFEVPIQAAIGQKIVARTDIKALRKNVLAKCYGGDVSRKRKLLEKQKAGKKRMKAIGSVEVPQEAFLSVLSMDEE; from the coding sequence ATGAACTTAGAAGAATTGAAAAAACGACAGGAGAAGATCCGTAACTTCTCTATTATCGCCCATATTGACCACGGAAAGTCGACTCTAGCAGACCGCATTTTGGAAAAAACAGAGACGGTTTCAAGCCGTGAAATGCAAGCTCAACTTTTGGACAGCATGGATCTAGAGCGAGAACGTGGGATTACCATTAAGTTAAATGCCATTGAGCTGAATTATACTGCAAAAGATGGCGAAACTTATATTTTCCACTTGATTGACACGCCGGGGCACGTAGACTTCACTTATGAAGTTTCACGTTCGCTCGCTGCCTGTGAGGGTGCTATTTTGGTGGTCGATGCCGCTCAAGGTATTGAGGCTCAAACCCTTGCCAACGTTTATCTAGCCTTGGACAATGATTTGGAAATCATGCCAGTCATTAACAAAATTGACCTACCTGCTGCAGATCCTGAGCGCGTGCGTACAGAGATTGAAGATGTCATTGGTTTGGATGCCAGTGAAGCAGTTTTGGCTTCTGCCAAGGCTGGTATTGGGATTGAAGAAATCCTCGAGCAAATCGTAGAAAAAGTACCAGCACCAACAGGTGATGTGACGGCACCACTTAAGGCCTTGATTTTCGATTCTGTTTACGATGCTTACCGTGGGGTTATCCTCCAAGTTCGTGTCATGGATGGGGTTGTCAAACCTGGTGATAAGATTCAGCTTATGAGCAATGGTAAGACCTTTGATGTGACAGAAGTTGGTATTTTTACTCCCAAAGCAGTTGGTCGTGATTTCCTTGCGACTGGTGACGTTGGTTATATTGCGGCTTCTATCAAGACGGTTCAAGACACTCGTGTGGGTGATACCGTTACCTTGGCAACCAATCCTGCGGCAGAGCCATTACATGGTTACAAACAGATGAATCCTATGGTCTTTGCGGGTCTCTATCCTATCGAGTCAAACAAGTACAATGACCTGCGTGAAGCCCTTGAAAAATTACAACTGAATGATGCTAGTCTTCAGTTTGAACCAGAAACATCTCAGGCACTTGGATTTGGTTTCCGTTGTGGTTTCCTTGGACTTCTCCATATGGATGTTATCCAAGAACGTTTGGAACGTGAGTTTAATATCGACCTCATCATGACAGCTCCGTCTGTTATTTACAAAGTTAATTTGACCGACGGTGAGTCTATGGATGTGTCTAACCCATCTGAGTTCCCAGATCCTACCAAGATTGCGACCATTGAAGAGCCTTATGTTAAGGCGCAAATCATGGTACCACAGGAGTTCGTAGGAGCTGTAATGGAGCTAGCTCAGCGCAAGCGTGGTGACTTTGTGACTATGGACTATATTGATGATAACCGTGTCAATGTTATCTATCAAATTCCACTGGCTGAAATCGTCTTTGATTTCTTTGATAAGCTTAAGTCTTCAACACGTGGTTATGCAAGCTTTGACTACGAATTGTCAGAGTATCGCCCCTCTAAGCTGGTCAAAATGGACATCCTTCTCAATGGAGACAAGGTGGATGCCCTTAGCTTTATCGTTCACAAGGACTTTGCCTACGAACGCGGAAAACTCATCGTTGATAAGCTTAAGAAAATCATCCCTCGCCAACAATTTGAGGTGCCAATTCAAGCAGCTATTGGACAGAAGATTGTCGCTCGTACTGATATCAAGGCCCTTCGTAAGAACGTACTTGCTAAATGTTATGGTGGTGACGTTTCTCGTAAGCGTAAACTGCTTGAAAAACAAAAAGCTGGTAAGAAACGCATGAAAGCTATCGGATCAGTAGAAGTTCCACAAGAAGCCTTCCTTAGCGTCTTGAGCATGGATGAAGAATAA